A window from Enterocloster bolteae encodes these proteins:
- a CDS encoding C45 family autoproteolytic acyltransferase/hydolase: MKTIHTHALELSGSSYEAGRLLGSRLASVPSLKKRLSGGFPGFGLTQFNQASQCFSRWCPGLNEELAGFADALGCAPEQVLYYGMTWLTPRCSHLALLPSMTASGHPMTARNYEFNDEAEDFTVIKTCIKGKYTHIGTSVLGIGRDDGINEMGLTVTLSSSGFPVGPLPEMRRPAVTGLQFWAVVRTLLENCRDVKEALSMLKDMPVAYNLNLIVLDREGRCALVETLDGRMAVKAIDSDSGEQTLYATNHPVLEELIPYEPKAFVHSIRRYDNITAFLERHKKGITAGQLKDFFLTPYPEGLSCSYYSQFFGTTKTMVLDPVRGSLSLCWGGRPQNGWHDFNFSDPFPQETAAIEIHNQTADPSIFAYRSLV; encoded by the coding sequence ATGAAAACCATACATACACATGCCCTGGAGCTTTCAGGAAGCAGCTATGAGGCCGGCCGCCTGCTGGGCAGCCGTCTGGCATCTGTTCCCAGTCTTAAGAAGCGCCTCTCAGGCGGTTTCCCCGGCTTCGGCCTGACGCAGTTTAACCAGGCCAGCCAATGTTTTAGCCGCTGGTGTCCCGGGCTTAACGAAGAGCTGGCCGGATTTGCCGATGCCCTGGGCTGCGCCCCTGAGCAGGTTCTCTATTACGGCATGACCTGGCTTACACCGCGCTGCAGCCACCTGGCCCTTCTGCCCTCCATGACTGCCTCCGGTCATCCCATGACTGCCAGGAATTATGAGTTTAACGATGAGGCAGAGGATTTTACCGTCATAAAAACCTGCATCAAGGGAAAATATACGCATATAGGAACCAGTGTGCTGGGAATCGGCCGTGACGACGGCATCAATGAAATGGGCCTGACCGTTACACTGAGCTCCAGCGGTTTTCCTGTTGGCCCCCTGCCTGAGATGCGCAGGCCCGCGGTTACCGGTCTGCAGTTCTGGGCCGTGGTCCGTACCCTGCTGGAAAACTGCCGCGATGTAAAGGAGGCATTGTCCATGCTGAAAGACATGCCTGTGGCATACAACCTGAACCTGATTGTGTTGGACAGGGAAGGCCGCTGCGCCCTGGTGGAAACCCTGGACGGACGTATGGCAGTGAAGGCCATTGACAGTGACTCCGGGGAACAGACCCTCTATGCCACCAACCATCCTGTGCTGGAGGAACTGATTCCCTATGAACCCAAAGCATTCGTCCACTCCATCCGCCGGTATGATAACATCACCGCCTTCCTGGAGCGGCACAAGAAGGGCATCACTGCCGGGCAGCTGAAGGATTTCTTTCTGACTCCTTATCCGGAGGGCCTGTCATGCAGTTACTACAGCCAATTTTTCGGCACCACAAAAACCATGGTCCTGGACCCTGTCCGGGGCAGTCTTTCCCTGTGCTGGGGAGGACGGCCTCAAAACGGCTGGCATGACTTTAACTTCTCGGATCCATTTCCCCAGGAAACCGCTGCCATCGAAATCCATAACCAGACAGCGGACCCATCCATCTTTGCATACAGGAGCCTCGTATGA
- a CDS encoding effector binding domain-containing protein: protein MNYNNAIEKTILFIESHLTASFTVEDAAREAGYSYYHLNRQFSAVLGESVGSYIKKRRLSHAARELIYTERRIIDIALDHGFESSEAFSRAFKAVYHTSPAGYRKNRLDVIISQKPKADQHLLAHLTQSLTVRPRIVEIPDILTAGLRDRTTLRNNRIPQLWTRFLDLMPQIPDQIPHGRGFGICESCGEGNTLYTMNDDLLFSEVVSVEVSSMSVLPPPLVYKTIPGGKYAVFTHTGSLKSLPLTYQYIWGTWSLTAQEKLDGREDFELYDERFLGFNHPDSRIDIYIPVR, encoded by the coding sequence ATGAACTACAACAATGCCATAGAAAAAACCATCCTGTTTATAGAAAGCCACCTGACCGCATCCTTCACCGTGGAGGATGCGGCCAGGGAGGCGGGATATTCTTATTACCATTTAAACCGGCAGTTCTCCGCCGTCCTCGGGGAGAGCGTCGGCAGCTATATAAAGAAACGGCGTCTGTCCCATGCGGCCAGGGAGCTCATCTACACGGAGAGACGCATCATCGACATTGCGCTGGACCATGGTTTTGAATCCAGCGAAGCCTTCAGCAGGGCCTTCAAGGCCGTCTACCACACAAGTCCGGCCGGCTACCGCAAAAACAGGCTGGATGTCATCATAAGCCAGAAACCAAAAGCCGACCAGCACCTGCTGGCCCACCTGACACAATCCTTGACGGTCCGCCCCCGGATTGTGGAGATTCCCGATATCCTCACCGCCGGCCTGCGGGATCGCACCACCCTGCGAAACAACCGGATTCCCCAGCTGTGGACCCGTTTTCTTGACCTCATGCCGCAGATTCCCGATCAGATCCCCCACGGCCGCGGCTTTGGCATATGTGAATCCTGCGGTGAGGGAAACACCCTGTACACCATGAACGATGATTTGCTGTTCTCCGAGGTGGTGTCCGTGGAAGTCAGCTCCATGTCGGTCCTTCCTCCTCCCCTGGTGTATAAAACCATTCCCGGCGGAAAGTACGCTGTGTTCACCCATACAGGCTCCCTAAAAAGCCTGCCCCTGACCTATCAGTATATCTGGGGCACCTGGTCCCTGACCGCCCAGGAGAAGTTGGACGGCAGGGAGGATTTTGAGCTGTACGATGAGCGGTTCCTGGGATTTAATCATCCTGACAGCCGGATTGACATTTACATTCCGGTCCGATAA
- a CDS encoding TRAP transporter substrate-binding protein has product MRTIYRAGILTAALMVLVLGGCSGFDRGGEEMASAAGRGADARLGLDAGQGPNAVIKEGGQGKEGLEKKPEKIYSMQIGHSQPVDNPRHQSFLLFKKLLEKKTDGGIQVDIYPAGQLGSEASMLEQVCDGTIQGFRGGQLEIVPRMLVFSLPFLCEDRTQAERLVNSEFAREISMDSLKSGATILGIGDAGGFRQFSNSVRMIRRPEDLKGLKMRSNGMDTINKTLEALGAEVMIVPYNDLYMALKSGAIDGQENPWVNSSGMRFYEVQKYFTEVNYQFHPEPFYVNTRWYESLPPEYQEILAECTEEMMKENNRLIDENEVQAMENIRANAEIYTLSREERQAFVEATQVVYEEYMDNGLLTMDDLARMKRIIRGEEK; this is encoded by the coding sequence ATGAGAACAATATACAGGGCAGGGATTCTGACAGCGGCTCTGATGGTGCTGGTGCTGGGAGGCTGCAGCGGTTTTGATAGAGGGGGAGAGGAGATGGCATCCGCCGCAGGCCGGGGCGCGGATGCGCGTCTGGGGCTGGATGCAGGCCAGGGTCCAAATGCAGTAATAAAAGAAGGCGGACAGGGGAAGGAGGGGTTGGAAAAAAAACCTGAAAAGATATATTCCATGCAGATTGGCCATTCCCAGCCTGTGGACAACCCGCGCCACCAGTCCTTCCTGCTGTTTAAGAAGCTGCTGGAAAAGAAAACAGACGGCGGAATCCAGGTGGATATCTACCCGGCCGGTCAGCTGGGCAGCGAGGCATCCATGCTGGAACAGGTCTGCGACGGCACCATACAGGGATTTCGCGGGGGACAGCTGGAGATAGTTCCCAGGATGCTTGTGTTTTCCCTTCCCTTTCTCTGCGAAGACAGAACCCAGGCAGAACGTCTGGTAAACTCCGAATTTGCCAGGGAAATAAGCATGGATTCCCTGAAAAGCGGAGCCACCATATTGGGAATCGGCGATGCGGGCGGATTCCGGCAGTTTTCCAACAGCGTGCGGATGATCCGCAGGCCGGAGGATTTGAAAGGGCTTAAGATGCGCTCCAACGGCATGGACACCATCAATAAAACATTGGAGGCCCTGGGAGCCGAGGTCATGATTGTTCCCTACAACGACCTGTATATGGCCCTGAAGTCAGGCGCCATTGACGGTCAGGAAAATCCGTGGGTCAATTCCTCCGGAATGCGGTTTTATGAGGTCCAGAAGTATTTTACAGAAGTGAATTACCAGTTCCACCCGGAACCCTTCTATGTAAATACCAGGTGGTACGAGTCGCTGCCCCCGGAGTATCAGGAGATTCTGGCAGAATGTACGGAAGAGATGATGAAGGAAAATAACCGTCTCATTGATGAAAATGAAGTGCAGGCAATGGAAAATATCCGGGCCAACGCAGAAATTTACACCCTTTCCAGGGAGGAGCGGCAGGCCTTTGTGGAGGCCACGCAGGTGGTGTATGAGGAATACATGGACAATGGCCTTTTGACCATGGATGATCTGGCACGTATGAAACGAATCATCAGGGGGGAAGAAAAGTAA
- a CDS encoding response regulator transcription factor encodes MYKILIADDEELEREALRFFINESSLDIDQVIECASGTEVIKRVMLDRPDIIVLDINMPGLNGLQALEKIKSQDYRFRAVFSTAYDYFEYAVEALRLGAVDFMVKPVKKEAFINVIMRAIDELDAEAEKEYRETKLLKTLDMMESKMVHDMVLGNMPEEVLYYLDLKNIRTECSGNCFCIRLQGSLDKCARQKLFQAVRKEFDYLDLTVMFSETNHMVTAVVFCREPDVLPGIFRRMEEFLASILKQQQIAFMMGSGTPFVDVSQIEESYEKARERVGDMVARTRCGEEGTEQDRDMPREVEGICSFIQEHYQKRLTLDTIASEAGFSKYYVNRLFKQYMGTTVVDYLIQIRMKKAKELLRNETYSIKQISGMVGYSEPNYFTWTFKKMEGMSPLKFRYEQAEGIREENDGE; translated from the coding sequence ATGTATAAAATATTGATTGCAGATGACGAGGAACTGGAGCGGGAGGCACTGCGCTTCTTTATCAATGAATCCTCCCTGGATATAGACCAGGTTATAGAATGTGCTTCGGGAACAGAGGTTATCAAGCGGGTGATGCTCGACAGGCCGGATATCATTGTGCTGGACATCAACATGCCCGGCCTGAACGGCCTCCAGGCTCTGGAAAAAATAAAGAGTCAGGATTACAGGTTCCGGGCCGTCTTTTCCACTGCTTATGACTATTTTGAGTATGCAGTGGAGGCACTGCGCCTTGGGGCAGTGGATTTTATGGTAAAGCCTGTGAAAAAGGAGGCGTTTATCAATGTAATCATGCGGGCCATTGACGAGCTGGACGCGGAGGCGGAGAAGGAGTACCGTGAAACAAAGCTGTTAAAGACCCTGGATATGATGGAGAGCAAGATGGTTCATGATATGGTTCTGGGCAATATGCCGGAGGAGGTGCTCTACTATCTGGATTTGAAAAACATCAGAACTGAGTGCAGCGGAAACTGTTTCTGCATCCGCCTCCAGGGCTCCCTGGATAAATGCGCCAGGCAGAAGCTGTTTCAGGCTGTCAGGAAGGAATTTGATTATCTGGACCTGACCGTCATGTTCAGCGAGACAAACCACATGGTTACGGCTGTTGTTTTCTGCCGTGAGCCGGATGTGCTTCCGGGGATTTTCAGGAGGATGGAAGAATTCCTGGCTTCGATTTTAAAACAGCAGCAGATTGCCTTTATGATGGGAAGCGGAACCCCCTTTGTGGATGTCAGCCAGATAGAGGAAAGCTATGAGAAAGCCCGGGAGCGGGTGGGGGACATGGTGGCCCGGACCCGGTGCGGGGAGGAGGGCACGGAACAGGACAGGGACATGCCCAGGGAGGTGGAGGGCATCTGTTCCTTCATACAGGAACATTACCAGAAACGCCTGACCCTGGATACCATTGCCTCGGAGGCCGGGTTCAGCAAATACTATGTAAACCGCCTTTTCAAGCAGTATATGGGAACCACGGTGGTGGATTACCTGATTCAGATCCGGATGAAGAAGGCAAAGGAACTGCTGAGAAACGAGACCTACAGCATCAAGCAGATAAGCGGTATGGTGGGATATTCGGAGCCGAATTACTTCACATGGACATTTAAGAAAATGGAAGGTATGTCTCCGTTAAAGTTCCGCTATGAGCAGGCGGAAGGCATCAGAGAGGAGAATGACGGGGAATGA
- a CDS encoding sensor histidine kinase produces MKKLTFWWKQFCFSVGAQINAVLLLMLILFLSFSIYNHSLFNQFNARYQKEIDQYYSILELKNHFLQSGILFEEYMKTGNRTTLAEFNDTYEKARSVIDILYTESTNEESWYLLRGIDQSFESYYSECCNASFLYNGSDYRYYDSFYYSQTIGGYLEKYTNELLQYALESSVDSNRELTYRRKVMTAFNMGAVAAACVLIAASASYIFVRVTRPLNELKKQVEEIGRGNLDAHVKESSGENTVSMLSRAFNHMAFSLKEKIESEKQLLVEQRKNEEYEKLLSQARFLALQSQINPHFLFNTLNSINRTVMLGRREQALTMLDSLSVLLRYNLADAQMPALLGEELGITEEYLKIQKMRFSSRLNVDVRHDRKLEQAVTLPRFTLQPLVENAVIHGLEPKEEGGTLILDVRKTGNYIRIRICDNGMGIEKERLERIRRRLSEKQPERIGVWNIWQRLSLYTGRDDSLKIMSKKGAGTIVSIYLHRGEEDV; encoded by the coding sequence ATGAAGAAACTAACATTCTGGTGGAAACAGTTCTGTTTTTCAGTGGGCGCCCAAATCAATGCGGTGCTGCTTCTGATGCTGATACTGTTTCTCTCATTTTCCATTTACAACCACTCCCTGTTTAACCAGTTTAATGCCAGATATCAAAAGGAAATCGACCAGTACTACTCCATACTGGAGCTGAAAAACCATTTTCTCCAGAGCGGCATCCTGTTTGAGGAGTACATGAAGACGGGAAACCGCACCACCTTGGCTGAGTTTAATGATACCTATGAAAAAGCCAGGTCTGTTATAGATATCCTGTATACAGAGAGCACCAATGAGGAATCCTGGTATCTTCTGCGGGGAATTGACCAGTCCTTTGAGTCATACTACAGTGAATGCTGCAATGCCTCCTTTCTGTACAACGGCAGCGATTACAGGTATTATGACAGTTTTTACTACAGCCAGACCATCGGCGGATATCTGGAGAAATACACCAATGAACTGCTCCAGTATGCGCTGGAGTCCAGTGTGGACAGCAACCGGGAGCTGACCTACAGACGGAAGGTGATGACCGCATTCAACATGGGAGCCGTGGCAGCTGCCTGTGTCCTCATTGCGGCGTCAGCCAGCTATATATTCGTGAGGGTGACGCGGCCCTTAAATGAGCTTAAAAAACAGGTGGAGGAGATAGGCAGGGGAAATCTGGACGCGCACGTTAAGGAGAGCTCCGGGGAAAATACAGTGAGCATGCTCTCGCGGGCATTTAACCATATGGCCTTCAGCCTGAAGGAAAAAATAGAGAGCGAAAAGCAGCTTCTGGTGGAACAGCGCAAAAATGAGGAGTATGAAAAGCTGCTGAGCCAGGCCCGTTTCCTTGCGCTGCAAAGCCAGATTAATCCCCATTTTCTCTTTAATACCTTAAACAGCATCAACAGGACCGTCATGCTGGGGCGCCGGGAACAGGCGCTGACCATGCTGGATTCATTGTCAGTGCTGCTGCGCTATAACCTGGCGGACGCTCAGATGCCGGCCCTTTTGGGAGAGGAGCTGGGAATTACAGAGGAATACCTGAAGATCCAGAAGATGCGTTTTTCATCCAGGCTGAACGTGGATGTCAGGCATGACAGGAAGCTGGAACAGGCTGTGACGCTTCCCAGGTTTACCCTGCAGCCCCTTGTGGAAAATGCGGTAATCCATGGCCTGGAGCCCAAGGAAGAAGGGGGAACCCTTATTCTGGATGTCAGAAAGACGGGGAATTATATACGGATACGGATTTGCGACAATGGAATGGGGATAGAAAAGGAACGCCTGGAGAGGATCAGGAGGCGTCTTTCGGAGAAGCAGCCGGAACGGATTGGAGTATGGAATATATGGCAGAGGCTTTCCTTATATACAGGCAGGGATGACAGTCTTAAAATCATGAGCAAAAAAGGTGCAGGCACCATTGTCAGTATTTACCTGCACAGGGGAGAAGAAGATGTATAA
- a CDS encoding TRAP transporter substrate-binding protein produces the protein MSAKFIFLKGRSHVTLNMHPRIPAQTSAALTKALAAVLMAASVLLTGCAFDGGPESPSLPRSQAVILRLAETMPENHPSAQAMAYFAEMVSRETQGRVTVKIYYNGSLGTPTEIIEQVKFGGIAMARVNVLELSEEVESIRKYFVPSNFAGGDAQTEWIHSNEETLRDECQMDRITPLVWYYPDFRCFYGTDSTFLDKKDLEGKKIESSESALMAEIFRDMGIELAGSVNTNTYKSLISGNIDGAESSFSEFICNNYDQYIHFVTKNDAWCLPDVMIINTENLTSLSKEDREAVEKCAQSTYQYQKQSMEQFHQVWVETLTEEPEVSFSEGVFR, from the coding sequence ATGTCCGCAAAATTTATTTTCCTGAAAGGAAGGTCTCACGTGACTTTGAATATGCATCCACGTATCCCCGCGCAGACATCAGCAGCCCTGACAAAGGCCCTGGCAGCGGTTCTTATGGCGGCATCCGTCCTTCTTACCGGCTGCGCTTTTGACGGCGGACCGGAGAGTCCGTCCCTTCCCCGGAGCCAGGCCGTAATCCTGAGGCTGGCGGAGACCATGCCGGAGAATCATCCCTCCGCCCAGGCCATGGCGTATTTTGCGGAAATGGTGAGCCGTGAAACCCAGGGCAGGGTAACGGTCAAGATTTACTATAACGGAAGCCTGGGAACCCCCACGGAAATCATTGAACAGGTAAAGTTCGGCGGTATCGCCATGGCCCGCGTCAATGTCCTGGAGCTGTCGGAGGAGGTGGAATCTATCCGAAAATACTTTGTCCCTTCCAACTTTGCAGGCGGAGACGCACAGACAGAGTGGATACACAGCAATGAGGAAACCCTGAGGGACGAATGCCAGATGGACCGCATCACGCCCCTGGTCTGGTATTACCCCGATTTTCGGTGCTTCTATGGCACAGACTCAACGTTCCTGGATAAAAAGGATTTGGAGGGCAAGAAGATTGAGAGCAGCGAGTCCGCTCTGATGGCGGAGATTTTCCGGGATATGGGAATCGAGCTGGCAGGCTCCGTCAATACCAACACATATAAATCGCTGATATCAGGCAATATCGACGGGGCTGAGTCCTCATTTTCTGAATTTATATGCAATAACTACGACCAGTATATCCATTTTGTCACCAAAAATGATGCGTGGTGCCTTCCGGATGTGATGATCATTAACACGGAAAACCTGACCTCGCTCTCCAAGGAGGACAGGGAGGCCGTGGAAAAGTGCGCGCAGAGCACGTACCAATACCAGAAGCAGAGCATGGAGCAATTCCATCAGGTTTGGGTGGAAACGCTTACGGAGGAACCGGAGGTCAGCTTCAGCGAAGGAGTGTTCAGATGA
- a CDS encoding TRAP transporter large permease codes for MDQAILVALVMLVCVLTMLVLGIPISISIGLASTIAMLCVLPFENAMGTAAQKVFTGVNSFSLLAIPFFILAGNIMNNGGIAIRLVNCAKILSGRMPGALAETNVVANMLFGAISGSGVAAAAAIGGTIGPLEEKEGYSKDYMAAVNIASAPTGMLIPPSNTLIVYSTVAGSVSISALFMAGYLPGLLWGIGVMVIAGIMASKRGYRNRDEITLAIVLKTVWAAIPSLLLIVIVIGGILIGAFTATEGSAIAVVYSLLLSFIYRSIKIRDLRKILLDSVKMTAIVIFMIGVSSIMSWIMSFTNIPAIIADVLLGLTNSKIAILLIMNLLLLVVGTFMDPTPAILIFTPIFLPICTSFGMHPIHFGIMIVFNLCIGTITPPVGPILFTGCKVANVKIEEVFKTLLPYFAVTAAILLLVTYVPAISMTIPNVLGLVK; via the coding sequence ATGGATCAGGCAATACTTGTAGCACTGGTTATGCTGGTCTGCGTGCTGACCATGCTGGTTTTGGGAATTCCCATCAGTATCAGCATCGGTCTGGCCTCCACCATCGCCATGCTGTGCGTGCTTCCCTTTGAGAATGCCATGGGAACAGCGGCACAGAAGGTATTTACAGGCGTCAATTCCTTCTCGCTGCTGGCAATACCCTTTTTCATACTGGCGGGGAATATCATGAATAACGGCGGTATCGCCATACGGCTGGTTAACTGCGCAAAAATCTTAAGCGGCAGGATGCCGGGAGCCCTGGCAGAGACCAATGTGGTGGCCAACATGCTGTTCGGAGCCATCAGCGGTTCCGGCGTGGCGGCGGCCGCGGCTATAGGCGGAACCATCGGACCGCTGGAGGAAAAAGAGGGCTATTCAAAGGATTATATGGCGGCTGTCAATATTGCATCCGCACCCACAGGAATGCTGATTCCTCCCAGCAATACCCTGATTGTGTACTCCACGGTTGCGGGCAGCGTGTCAATCTCCGCGCTGTTTATGGCGGGATATCTTCCAGGCCTTTTATGGGGAATCGGAGTAATGGTGATTGCGGGTATTATGGCATCCAAACGCGGATACAGAAACCGGGATGAAATCACCCTGGCCATTGTGTTGAAAACCGTATGGGCGGCCATACCCAGCCTGCTTTTGATCGTGATTGTTATTGGCGGTATTTTAATAGGGGCTTTTACGGCCACGGAAGGTTCCGCTATCGCGGTTGTATATTCCCTGCTGCTGAGCTTTATCTACCGCAGCATTAAGATAAGGGATTTAAGAAAGATTCTGTTAGACAGCGTAAAGATGACTGCCATTGTAATATTCATGATTGGCGTATCGTCCATCATGAGCTGGATTATGAGCTTTACCAATATACCTGCCATTATTGCGGATGTACTTTTGGGACTTACCAACAGCAAGATTGCCATTCTTCTGATTATGAACCTGCTGCTTCTGGTGGTGGGAACCTTCATGGACCCGACCCCGGCAATCCTTATATTTACACCCATCTTCCTTCCGATTTGTACCAGCTTTGGCATGCACCCCATCCATTTCGGAATCATGATTGTATTCAACCTGTGCATCGGTACAATCACGCCGCCGGTAGGACCTATTCTGTTTACAGGCTGCAAGGTGGCAAATGTGAAAATTGAAGAAGTATTTAAGACACTTCTTCCATATTTTGCAGTGACAGCGGCCATACTGTTACTGGTGACCTATGTACCGGCCATTTCCATGACCATCCCTAATGTACTGGGGCTTGTAAAATAA
- a CDS encoding TRAP transporter small permease encodes MESAKRILDRIIEWVCVVLLAVMTILVTFQVVVRYFFNSPNAYTESLSKYMFVWMVMYGSAYVFGLREHMNIGFVRDHMPPKTRVVVEMLGELMVALFAAGVMIFGGYKQVTSQMIQMDAALQIPMGIIYSAVPVSACFILFYFVYNEMKLAKKLREI; translated from the coding sequence ATGGAATCAGCAAAGAGAATCCTGGACAGGATTATCGAATGGGTATGTGTGGTACTATTGGCTGTCATGACAATCCTGGTAACCTTCCAGGTTGTTGTGAGATATTTCTTTAACAGTCCCAACGCATATACGGAATCACTTTCCAAGTATATGTTTGTCTGGATGGTTATGTATGGTTCGGCCTATGTGTTTGGGCTGCGGGAGCATATGAATATCGGCTTTGTCCGTGACCATATGCCTCCAAAGACAAGAGTGGTTGTTGAAATGCTGGGTGAACTGATGGTTGCCTTATTCGCAGCAGGCGTCATGATATTCGGCGGCTATAAGCAGGTTACAAGCCAAATGATTCAGATGGACGCGGCGCTTCAGATTCCCATGGGAATTATCTATTCGGCAGTGCCTGTAAGCGCATGTTTCATCCTCTTCTATTTTGTCTACAATGAGATGAAGCTGGCAAAAAAACTGAGAGAAATCTAA
- a CDS encoding TRAP transporter substrate-binding protein: protein MMKKALTLVLAGVTALSLTACGGGASASATTAAPAAGGETKAGEAKAPEKDVKTTTLKLAFNQSEKHPQYLALSEMSDAFYEATGGAYRIEISPNELLGSQKDAFELVQSGTIQMAMVANSIVENVNPDFAVLGLPYAYDSVEHQKKVFTSGALDDIFASTEANNFSVMAAFTAGARCIYTDKPVQTPADLKGYKIRVMESQTCIAMLDAMGGVGTPMAQGEVYTAIQQGVINGGENNEITYADLKHYEVAPYFSYTRHLMIPDLLVMNTATLKGMSEEDQQTLKDLCKEYTEREFQLWDENLEGAKKTAEEAGAQFIDVDIAPFQEACQPVIDNVTMKSEGAKALYEEIRSLAN from the coding sequence ATGATGAAAAAGGCATTAACATTGGTATTGGCCGGGGTAACCGCGTTGTCATTGACTGCATGCGGGGGAGGCGCGTCCGCGTCCGCAACCACAGCAGCACCGGCCGCAGGCGGAGAGACCAAGGCAGGCGAGGCCAAGGCACCTGAAAAGGACGTAAAGACAACTACATTAAAGCTGGCTTTTAACCAGTCGGAGAAGCATCCCCAGTATCTGGCTTTGTCCGAGATGAGCGATGCTTTCTATGAGGCAACCGGCGGCGCATATAGAATTGAAATCAGCCCCAACGAGCTTCTGGGCTCACAGAAGGATGCCTTTGAGCTGGTACAGAGCGGTACCATCCAGATGGCCATGGTGGCCAACTCCATTGTGGAAAATGTAAATCCTGATTTTGCCGTGTTGGGCCTTCCTTACGCCTATGACAGCGTGGAGCATCAGAAAAAGGTATTTACCAGCGGAGCCCTGGACGATATCTTTGCAAGTACAGAAGCCAACAATTTCAGCGTTATGGCGGCATTTACAGCAGGAGCGCGCTGCATCTATACAGACAAGCCGGTTCAGACCCCGGCTGATTTAAAGGGCTACAAGATCCGCGTTATGGAATCCCAGACCTGTATCGCTATGCTGGATGCAATGGGCGGAGTGGGAACACCTATGGCCCAGGGAGAGGTTTATACCGCGATTCAGCAGGGTGTAATCAACGGCGGCGAAAATAATGAGATTACCTATGCAGATTTAAAACACTATGAAGTGGCTCCTTACTTCTCCTACACACGTCATCTGATGATTCCGGATCTCCTGGTTATGAATACAGCCACCTTAAAGGGGATGAGCGAAGAGGACCAGCAGACCTTAAAGGATCTCTGCAAGGAATACACAGAGCGCGAATTTCAGCTGTGGGATGAAAACCTTGAGGGTGCAAAAAAGACAGCAGAGGAAGCTGGCGCCCAGTTTATTGATGTGGATATCGCTCCGTTCCAGGAAGCATGCCAGCCTGTTATCGACAATGTGACAATGAAGAGCGAGGGCGCAAAGGCATTATACGAAGAAATTCGCAGCCTTGCCAACTAA